One genomic segment of Candidatus Berkiella aquae includes these proteins:
- the sdhA gene encoding succinate dehydrogenase flavoprotein subunit, giving the protein MSIPGERSFDAVIIGAGGAGMRASLELAKAGKNVALVSKVFPTRSHTVSAQGGITVSLGNKHEDNWQWHMFDTVKGSDYLGDQDCIEYMCRVGPEVVYELEHMGLPFSRMENGKIYQRPFGGQSKNFGGEQATRTAAAADRTGHALLHTLFQKNVEAKVAVFSEWYAIDLVKAQNGAIAGVIVMNIENGETLYMRSKAVILATGGAGQIFHSTTNALINTGDGVGMVLRAGFALQDMEMWQFHPTGIAGAGVLVTEGCRGEGGYLLNKNGERFMERYAPHAKDLASRDVVSRSMAIEIREGRGCGPKGDHVLLKLDHLGADVINSRLPGIRELSITFANADPIKDPIPVVPTCHYMMGGIPTNVHGQVMMTDKSGQSSPVAGLYAVGECACVSVHGANRLGGNSLLDLVVFGRAAGLHVEDALNEGMEQALATSEDIEKAMARLRRWDQSNGGESVHDVRQQMKQIMQNDFSVFRTQKVMDEGVEKLKRLREQLAHATLKDKSKIFNTARIEALELDNLLAVAIATALSAAARQESRGAHSREDFPARDDKNWLKHTLYFPDDTISYRAVNMKPLTVPAFEPKERVY; this is encoded by the coding sequence ATGAGCATTCCTGGCGAGCGTTCGTTTGACGCGGTTATTATTGGCGCAGGTGGTGCGGGCATGCGAGCTTCGCTTGAGCTTGCCAAAGCGGGTAAGAATGTTGCTTTAGTTTCAAAAGTATTCCCCACGCGTTCACATACTGTTTCAGCTCAAGGTGGTATTACGGTTTCTTTAGGTAATAAGCACGAAGATAATTGGCAATGGCATATGTTCGATACCGTAAAAGGATCGGATTACTTAGGCGATCAAGATTGCATCGAATACATGTGTCGTGTAGGGCCTGAAGTTGTCTATGAACTTGAACATATGGGCCTACCTTTCTCACGTATGGAGAACGGTAAAATTTATCAACGTCCATTTGGCGGTCAATCAAAAAATTTCGGTGGTGAACAAGCAACACGCACAGCCGCAGCAGCAGATCGTACCGGGCATGCTTTATTGCATACCTTATTTCAGAAAAATGTTGAAGCCAAAGTAGCTGTTTTCAGCGAATGGTATGCGATTGATTTGGTTAAAGCTCAAAATGGGGCAATCGCTGGCGTTATTGTCATGAATATTGAAAATGGCGAAACGCTTTACATGCGCAGTAAGGCCGTCATTTTAGCCACCGGTGGTGCAGGCCAAATATTCCATTCCACAACGAATGCACTCATTAATACCGGTGATGGTGTTGGCATGGTGCTGCGAGCAGGCTTCGCTTTGCAAGATATGGAGATGTGGCAATTTCATCCCACAGGCATTGCAGGAGCGGGCGTTTTAGTCACCGAAGGTTGTCGCGGTGAAGGCGGTTACTTGCTCAATAAAAATGGTGAACGTTTTATGGAACGTTATGCACCTCATGCAAAAGATTTAGCATCGCGAGATGTGGTTTCTCGTTCAATGGCGATTGAAATTCGTGAAGGTCGCGGTTGTGGTCCGAAGGGCGACCATGTCTTACTCAAGTTAGATCATTTAGGCGCGGATGTTATTAACAGCCGTTTGCCGGGTATTCGTGAACTCTCAATCACTTTTGCTAATGCCGATCCTATTAAAGATCCCATTCCTGTTGTGCCTACCTGTCACTACATGATGGGGGGGATCCCAACCAACGTGCATGGCCAGGTCATGATGACGGATAAGAGTGGTCAAAGTTCTCCTGTTGCGGGGCTATATGCAGTGGGTGAATGCGCGTGCGTTTCTGTCCATGGCGCAAATCGTTTGGGTGGAAATTCATTATTAGATCTCGTGGTTTTTGGTCGCGCAGCCGGTTTACATGTTGAAGATGCACTTAACGAAGGCATGGAGCAGGCCTTAGCGACTTCTGAAGATATTGAAAAAGCGATGGCACGCTTAAGACGTTGGGATCAATCCAATGGGGGCGAAAGTGTTCATGATGTTCGTCAGCAAATGAAACAGATTATGCAAAATGATTTCAGTGTGTTTAGAACGCAGAAAGTGATGGATGAAGGTGTTGAAAAACTGAAGCGTCTTCGTGAACAACTTGCTCATGCGACACTGAAAGATAAAAGTAAAATTTTCAATACGGCTCGTATTGAAGCACTTGAATTAGATAATTTGTTAGCAGTTGCCATTGCGACCGCGTTGTCAGCGGCGGCACGTCAAGAAAGCCGTGGCGCACATTCACGAGAAGATTTTCCTGCCAGAGATGATAAAAACTGGTTAAAGCATACGTTGTATTTTCCAGATGACACGATTAGCTATCGAGCAGTGAATATGAAGCCGTTAACCGTGCCTGCATTTGAACCAAAAGAGAGAGTTTACTAA
- the sdhD gene encoding succinate dehydrogenase, hydrophobic membrane anchor protein has translation MSLGGTGLRDWLVQRYTAAFLGIYTLFLVGFVLMHQELAYEDWLGLFTSPWMQISTLFALICVAFHAWVGLWTVLTDYIKPFLLRYVLEGVIIFTLFGYVIWGIFVLWG, from the coding sequence ATGAGTTTAGGTGGAACAGGCTTACGAGATTGGCTAGTCCAACGTTATACGGCCGCTTTTTTAGGTATTTATACGCTTTTTTTAGTGGGCTTTGTGCTCATGCATCAAGAGCTTGCCTATGAAGATTGGTTAGGATTATTTACCTCACCATGGATGCAAATTAGCACTTTATTTGCCCTGATATGTGTTGCCTTTCATGCATGGGTTGGGCTTTGGACAGTGTTAACAGATTATATCAAACCTTTCTTATTACGTTATGTATTAGAAGGGGTGATTATATTTACGTTATTTGGTTATGTGATTTGGGGCATATTTGTTCTGTGGGGGTAA
- the sdhC gene encoding succinate dehydrogenase, cytochrome b556 subunit, whose protein sequence is MQTKRPRNINPLSIQLPIGALVSITHRLSGILVFLLIPFFLWALQLSLISPEGFNSLKDHLQLPFYKVTAMLAAAGLIFHLLAGFRHILMDLHIGESKTAGRISAKLVISLSLLLLIFAVYWLGGVTL, encoded by the coding sequence GTGCAAACAAAACGACCTCGTAATATCAATCCCCTTAGTATTCAGCTGCCAATTGGTGCATTGGTCTCTATCACTCACCGCCTTTCTGGGATATTGGTTTTCTTACTCATTCCCTTTTTCTTATGGGCATTGCAGCTTTCATTAATTTCCCCAGAAGGGTTTAACAGCTTAAAAGATCATCTACAGTTGCCGTTTTACAAAGTAACAGCAATGCTGGCCGCAGCCGGTTTAATCTTTCATTTATTGGCAGGCTTTCGTCATATCTTGATGGATCTTCATATTGGGGAATCCAAAACAGCGGGACGAATTAGCGCAAAACTGGTTATTAGTTTGTCTTTGTTATTGCTCATTTTTGCTGTGTACTGGTTAGGGGGAGTCACCCTATGA
- the gltA gene encoding citrate synthase — protein sequence MADTSAKLSLSGKEPLDLPILKGTIGPDVIDISDLSKLDVFTYDPGFRSTASCESKITFIDGNKGMLLHRGYPIEQLAEHSDFLEVCYLLLFGELPTQVQKSKFVANVKNHTLVHEQLTKFYSGFRRDAHPMAIMCGVVGALSAFYHEHLEIKNEQHRELAALRLIAKMPTLAAMSYKYSIGQPFVHPLNKMDYAENFLYMMFSVPSEEWKSNPILNKAMDRIFILHADHEQNASTSTVRLAGSSGANPFACIAAGIAALWGPAHGGANEAVLAMLNEIGDVSNIPKYIARAKDKNDSFRLMGFGHRVYKNFDPRATVMRQTCHEVLTELGAHNDPLFAIALELEKIALQDSYFIEKKLYPNVDFYSGIILRAIGIPSNMFTVIFALARTVGWIAHWNEMITSPDQSINRPRQLYTGPALRDYIPKEKRG from the coding sequence ATGGCTGATACGTCTGCCAAATTGTCCTTGTCTGGTAAAGAGCCACTCGATCTTCCTATTCTCAAGGGCACTATTGGGCCAGATGTCATCGACATCAGCGATCTTAGTAAGTTAGATGTTTTTACTTATGATCCTGGTTTTCGCTCAACGGCATCCTGTGAATCAAAAATTACTTTTATTGATGGTAATAAAGGCATGCTGCTTCATCGTGGCTATCCGATTGAGCAATTAGCTGAGCACTCTGATTTCTTGGAAGTCTGTTATTTATTGTTATTCGGAGAACTTCCAACACAAGTTCAAAAATCCAAATTTGTTGCGAATGTTAAAAATCATACTTTAGTTCATGAACAGCTCACGAAATTTTATAGCGGTTTTCGCCGCGATGCACACCCTATGGCTATTATGTGTGGTGTGGTTGGTGCGCTATCCGCTTTTTATCATGAGCACCTTGAAATTAAAAACGAGCAACATCGAGAATTGGCGGCATTAAGATTAATCGCTAAAATGCCAACTCTTGCGGCAATGTCTTATAAATATTCCATTGGCCAACCCTTTGTTCACCCATTAAATAAAATGGATTATGCCGAAAACTTCCTCTACATGATGTTTTCTGTCCCAAGTGAAGAGTGGAAATCTAACCCGATTTTAAATAAGGCCATGGATAGAATTTTCATTTTGCATGCTGATCATGAACAAAATGCTTCAACATCCACCGTTCGTTTAGCCGGCTCATCCGGTGCTAATCCTTTTGCATGTATTGCAGCGGGTATTGCAGCACTATGGGGACCTGCGCATGGTGGCGCAAATGAAGCGGTACTGGCAATGTTGAATGAAATTGGGGATGTTTCCAATATTCCTAAATATATTGCAAGAGCCAAAGACAAAAACGATTCTTTCCGCCTGATGGGTTTTGGCCATCGTGTCTATAAAAACTTTGACCCTCGTGCGACAGTAATGCGCCAAACCTGCCATGAAGTATTAACAGAACTCGGTGCCCATAACGATCCGTTATTCGCGATTGCATTAGAATTAGAAAAAATTGCATTACAAGATAGTTATTTTATCGAGAAAAAATTATATCCCAATGTTGATTTCTACTCCGGCATTATTCTGCGCGCGATTGGAATTCCTTCAAATATGTTTACCGTGATTTTTGCATTAGCACGTACGGTAGGCTGGATTGCCCATTGGAATGAAATGATCACATCGCCTGATCAAAGTATAAACCGCCCACGCCAGCTCTATACCGGGCCAGCACTGCGCGATTATATTCCTAAAGAAAAACGTGGTTAA
- the galE gene encoding UDP-glucose 4-epimerase GalE: MSSSGSILITGGAGYVGSHVANALKATSRRFIVVDNLSTGYLENIPNVPFVQADIHDKERLTNIIRAEKINAIMHFAASTIISDSIQRPLDYYQNNTVGTLNLLEVSVSEKIKHFIFSSTAAVYGPSKQNIAENAPLVPTNPYGYSKIMSEQIVKDVAKTGALQFVILRYFNVAGASMDGKIGQRTENATHLLKVAVETACGLRTTLPIYGNDYPTSDGTCVRDFIHVDDLASAHIQALHYLENQGESVILNCGYGKGYSVQEVITALENISQQTLPVAIKERRQGDIAQVVADNTLIKKTLNWHPQYDDIHLIVKSAYEWEQNLHPFQK; encoded by the coding sequence ATGAGTAGTTCTGGGAGTATCCTCATTACAGGCGGCGCAGGCTATGTCGGTAGCCACGTCGCCAATGCTTTAAAAGCAACCAGCCGACGCTTTATCGTGGTTGATAATTTAAGTACGGGCTACCTTGAAAATATTCCAAACGTTCCTTTTGTCCAAGCAGATATTCATGACAAGGAACGTTTAACAAATATCATCCGAGCTGAAAAGATCAACGCTATCATGCACTTTGCGGCATCCACTATCATCAGTGATTCTATTCAACGCCCTCTGGATTATTATCAAAACAATACGGTTGGAACGCTTAATTTGCTAGAAGTGAGTGTCAGCGAAAAAATTAAGCACTTCATTTTCTCATCAACTGCCGCCGTTTATGGGCCATCAAAGCAAAATATTGCTGAAAATGCGCCGCTTGTGCCAACCAATCCTTATGGTTACTCAAAAATCATGAGTGAACAGATTGTAAAAGACGTTGCAAAAACCGGCGCCTTACAATTTGTCATTCTGCGGTATTTTAATGTTGCCGGTGCCAGCATGGATGGAAAAATTGGCCAACGAACGGAAAATGCAACGCATTTACTCAAAGTAGCCGTGGAAACAGCGTGTGGTTTAAGAACCACCTTACCTATCTATGGTAATGATTATCCAACATCAGATGGGACCTGTGTTCGTGACTTTATTCATGTTGATGATTTGGCTAGTGCCCATATTCAAGCTTTGCACTACTTAGAAAATCAAGGTGAGTCAGTCATATTAAATTGTGGCTATGGCAAAGGCTATAGCGTTCAAGAAGTGATAACGGCCTTAGAAAATATTAGCCAACAAACTTTACCCGTTGCGATAAAAGAACGTCGTCAAGGTGATATTGCGCAGGTAGTCGCTGATAACACCCTCATTAAAAAAACGCTGAATTGGCACCCTCAATATGATGACATTCATCTCATCGTTAAAAGTGCCTACGAATGGGAGCAAAATCTCCATCCATTTCAGAAATAA
- a CDS encoding gamma-glutamyl-gamma-aminobutyrate hydrolase family protein (Members of this family of hydrolases with an active site Cys residue belong to MEROPS family C26.), producing the protein MSSTAKLLDQSTLNTLLTQLTPNIRLSDLLITAGYSTNISHLQIKGSNQVLDFSGCQFDHVNFSGQFQNATFEHATFNHSIFRETTFSFSTFKDSQFHDCAFIDSQFKGASFIQSHLETTKVWNSDFSNAAFIDSTINHSIFAKAKLENVLDYDNKIQDMHIVFSQEYQVDYAFNQADSHLIKPTVALVGDAEWHDTPYYIVDKYDGNPFTISQYAPYDLRLDVLAQEVQKVLNDIKENGLTAPSIAQQVLQSDQPTINAIKDYAYKMIEKADAIWIPGGPDLHPEFYGESNTDSWPSSNYYREILEFSLTEAALASGKVILGICHGSQLVNVYLGGTLHQHVDGQSGISPELTVTTHEGLLGSVIDGPIHGPSYHHQAVKDVAPTLEVVATYNGVIKATQATDGSKVMLCQFHPEYEHDKNSENILNQFIGMSAENKILSKVIEISDVVDFGTPLDKVLVEESAAPVQTPNITTSIYNYVAGFVPSFFTETALIETISVI; encoded by the coding sequence ATGAGTTCTACAGCTAAATTATTAGACCAAAGCACGCTGAACACCCTGCTAACACAACTAACCCCTAATATAAGATTAAGTGATTTACTCATCACCGCAGGATACAGCACCAACATTAGCCATTTACAAATAAAAGGGTCCAATCAAGTTTTAGATTTTTCTGGCTGCCAATTTGATCATGTGAATTTTAGTGGTCAATTCCAAAATGCAACTTTTGAACATGCCACTTTCAATCATAGTATTTTTCGTGAAACCACATTTTCATTTAGCACATTCAAAGACAGCCAATTTCATGATTGCGCATTTATTGATTCACAATTTAAAGGCGCCTCTTTTATTCAAAGTCATTTAGAAACCACTAAAGTATGGAACAGTGATTTCTCTAATGCCGCTTTTATTGATTCAACGATTAATCACTCTATTTTCGCTAAAGCAAAACTTGAAAATGTGTTGGACTATGACAATAAAATTCAAGATATGCATATTGTTTTTTCGCAAGAATATCAGGTGGATTATGCATTTAATCAAGCCGATTCACATCTTATTAAACCAACCGTCGCATTGGTTGGCGATGCCGAGTGGCATGATACCCCCTACTATATAGTTGATAAATATGATGGTAATCCCTTTACTATCTCGCAATATGCGCCTTACGATCTTCGACTTGATGTTTTAGCTCAAGAAGTGCAAAAAGTACTCAATGACATTAAAGAGAATGGGCTCACAGCCCCCAGTATTGCTCAACAAGTCTTACAATCCGATCAACCCACTATTAATGCCATTAAAGACTATGCCTACAAAATGATAGAAAAAGCTGATGCTATTTGGATCCCAGGCGGTCCTGATCTTCATCCTGAATTTTATGGTGAGAGCAATACGGATTCTTGGCCATCCTCCAATTACTATCGAGAAATTTTAGAATTTTCTTTAACAGAAGCGGCGCTTGCTTCCGGTAAAGTTATTTTGGGGATCTGTCATGGCTCACAACTGGTTAACGTTTATTTAGGCGGAACACTCCATCAACATGTGGATGGTCAAAGTGGCATCTCCCCAGAATTAACCGTTACAACGCATGAAGGTCTATTGGGCTCTGTCATCGATGGTCCTATCCATGGCCCAAGCTATCATCACCAGGCTGTCAAAGATGTGGCACCCACTTTGGAAGTCGTTGCTACTTATAACGGCGTGATTAAAGCAACTCAAGCAACCGATGGTAGCAAAGTGATGCTATGTCAATTTCATCCAGAATATGAACATGATAAAAATAGCGAAAATATCTTAAATCAATTTATAGGGATGAGCGCTGAAAATAAAATCTTGTCAAAGGTCATCGAAATCAGTGACGTGGTCGATTTTGGTACGCCATTAGATAAAGTCTTAGTGGAAGAGTCCGCTGCGCCCGTGCAAACACCTAATATCACAACGTCTATATATAATTATGTTGCAGGTTTTGTTCCAAGCTTCTTTACAGAAACAGCGCTGATAGAAACCATCTCTGTCATTTAA
- the ald gene encoding alanine dehydrogenase, whose amino-acid sequence MRIGVPKEIKNHEYRVGMVPSSVRESVGNGHEVFVETNAGAGIDISDDDYRQAGAVIVDTAAEIFATADLIVKVKEPQPNECKMCREGQTLFTYLHLAPDPNQAKLLIESGCTAIAYETVTDEHGRLPLLAPMSEVAGRMSVQAGAHALEKAQGGRGILLGGVPGVEPGHVVILGAGVVGTNALMMAIGVGAQVTVLDKSLKRLRELDAQFGHVLHTIYATQDAIERYVSKADLVIGAVLVPGGSAPKLVSRQMLKNMKPGAVLVDVSIDQGGCFETSMPTTHAEPTYVVDGIVHYCVANMPGGAPRTSTFALNNATLPYIIEIANKGYKRALLENSHLREGLNVHRGKITYPAVAAALGYKTYSPMEVLDL is encoded by the coding sequence ATGCGGATTGGTGTACCAAAAGAAATCAAAAATCACGAGTATCGAGTGGGCATGGTCCCAAGTAGTGTTCGTGAATCCGTTGGGAATGGTCATGAAGTATTTGTAGAGACAAATGCAGGCGCAGGCATTGATATCAGTGACGATGACTATCGTCAAGCAGGCGCGGTGATTGTTGATACGGCAGCTGAGATTTTTGCAACAGCGGATCTTATCGTAAAAGTAAAAGAACCCCAGCCAAATGAATGCAAAATGTGCCGCGAAGGCCAAACCTTATTTACCTATTTGCATCTGGCTCCTGATCCCAATCAAGCCAAACTATTAATAGAATCAGGTTGTACGGCAATTGCCTATGAAACGGTTACGGATGAACATGGTCGCTTGCCCTTATTGGCACCCATGAGCGAAGTTGCAGGTCGCATGTCAGTTCAAGCCGGAGCGCATGCATTAGAAAAAGCGCAGGGTGGTCGTGGCATTTTATTAGGTGGCGTACCCGGCGTAGAGCCTGGTCATGTGGTTATTCTGGGTGCAGGCGTTGTGGGAACCAATGCATTGATGATGGCCATCGGCGTTGGCGCGCAAGTGACTGTTTTAGACAAATCACTAAAACGTTTAAGAGAATTAGATGCGCAATTTGGTCATGTTTTGCATACGATTTATGCAACCCAAGATGCAATAGAACGTTATGTGTCCAAAGCAGATTTAGTCATTGGGGCAGTATTGGTTCCAGGTGGCTCAGCGCCTAAGCTCGTTTCTCGACAAATGTTGAAAAACATGAAACCTGGCGCTGTCTTGGTTGACGTTTCTATCGATCAAGGTGGTTGTTTTGAAACCAGTATGCCAACAACGCATGCAGAGCCAACCTATGTTGTCGATGGGATTGTGCATTATTGTGTGGCTAACATGCCAGGTGGTGCACCACGCACTTCAACCTTTGCATTAAATAATGCGACATTGCCCTATATCATTGAGATTGCCAATAAAGGTTATAAACGAGCATTGCTTGAAAATAGCCATTTACGTGAAGGGCTCAATGTACACCGCGGAAAAATCACTTATCCTGCGGTTGCAGCAGCACTAGGGTATAAGACTTATTCTCCGATGGAAGTATTGGATCTATAG
- the prsR gene encoding PEP-CTERM-box response regulator transcription factor yields MSDKPYLLVVEDDEGLREQLKWAFSNYEVITAQDKNEAISKLRRYEPGVVTLDLGLPPDPTGYEEGLNILQEIVSLSPSTKVIMVTGQSDRIVAMQAINSGAYDFYVKPIDPQALNLIIDRAYYLHTLEKEYNQLNTLTLSHSIKGILTSSPIMQKVCRTVQKVASTNISVLLLGESGTGKEVLANALHEHSERSHEPFIAINCAAIPEALLESELFGYEKGAFTGAVKQTRGKIEMAHKGTLFLDEIGDLPLSLQPKLLRFLQERTFERLGGRSPISVDVRVVCATHHDLQESIQAHTFREDLYYRLSEVTISIPPLRDRMGDAAVMARLFLSRFSQEYKRPVKRFSAEALEAIHRYSWPGNVRELENKIKRSVVMAENTHITLADLELPFNNLQSMPFNLKQIRDLAEKEAITTALNYCDSNMSKAAELLGITRPTLYNLMEKLAMTERELSEKESL; encoded by the coding sequence ATGAGTGACAAACCTTATTTGCTCGTCGTAGAAGATGATGAAGGTTTAAGAGAGCAACTAAAATGGGCTTTTAGTAATTATGAAGTCATTACTGCACAAGACAAAAATGAAGCAATAAGTAAATTAAGAAGATATGAGCCTGGCGTTGTGACCTTAGATTTAGGGCTGCCTCCTGATCCAACTGGTTATGAAGAAGGTCTCAATATTTTACAAGAAATTGTTTCTTTATCTCCTAGTACCAAAGTCATTATGGTAACGGGGCAATCCGATCGTATTGTTGCCATGCAAGCCATTAATTCCGGTGCTTATGATTTTTATGTTAAACCCATCGACCCACAAGCACTTAATTTGATTATTGATCGAGCTTATTATTTACATACGCTTGAAAAAGAATATAACCAATTAAATACCTTAACACTGAGCCATTCGATTAAGGGTATTTTGACCAGCAGCCCGATTATGCAAAAAGTTTGTCGTACCGTGCAAAAAGTGGCTTCTACCAATATTAGTGTTTTGTTATTAGGTGAAAGTGGTACGGGTAAAGAAGTTTTAGCGAATGCATTACATGAACATAGTGAACGCTCACATGAACCCTTTATTGCAATCAATTGTGCCGCGATACCTGAAGCGTTGCTTGAAAGCGAATTGTTTGGTTATGAGAAGGGTGCTTTTACAGGAGCGGTTAAGCAAACGCGTGGTAAAATTGAAATGGCACATAAAGGGACGCTATTTCTTGATGAAATTGGTGATCTTCCTTTATCGTTGCAACCCAAGCTATTGCGATTTTTGCAAGAACGTACATTTGAACGCTTAGGCGGTCGCAGTCCTATTTCGGTAGATGTGCGCGTAGTATGTGCAACCCATCATGATCTGCAAGAGTCCATACAAGCACATACTTTTCGAGAAGATTTATACTATCGTTTGAGCGAAGTGACCATTTCTATTCCGCCCTTGCGCGATAGAATGGGAGATGCTGCGGTGATGGCAAGATTATTTTTGAGCCGTTTCTCTCAAGAATATAAGCGTCCAGTTAAACGATTCTCAGCAGAAGCCTTAGAGGCGATACATCGTTATTCGTGGCCTGGCAATGTACGAGAATTAGAAAATAAGATCAAGCGCTCAGTCGTGATGGCTGAAAATACACACATTACCTTAGCTGATCTTGAATTACCGTTTAATAATTTACAATCAATGCCATTTAACTTGAAGCAAATTCGTGATTTGGCAGAAAAAGAGGCCATCACAACCGCATTAAATTATTGTGATAGTAATATGTCAAAAGCAGCAGAATTATTAGGAATAACGCGACCAACACTTTATAATCTGATGGAGAAATTGGCGATGACCGAACGGGAATTGTCAGAAAAGGAGTCCCTTTGA